The following coding sequences lie in one Leptolyngbya sp. 'hensonii' genomic window:
- a CDS encoding sulfurtransferase TusA family protein yields MIPSEIDRSKAPDVHLDLRGTPCPINFVRTKLQLERMAPGNLLEVLLDSGEPIEQVPDSLTMEGYPIETIEERGGFFAVLVRRPLVQDAE; encoded by the coding sequence ATGATTCCTTCAGAAATTGATCGATCCAAAGCTCCAGATGTCCATTTAGACTTACGGGGAACTCCCTGCCCGATTAACTTTGTCCGGACCAAACTACAGTTGGAAAGAATGGCTCCCGGCAATCTTCTGGAAGTTTTACTGGATTCTGGTGAGCCGATCGAGCAGGTTCCCGATAGTCTTACTATGGAAGGCTATCCGATCGAGACCATTGAAGAGCGGGGAGGGTTCTTTGCCGTGCTGGTGCGGCGACCACTGGTGCAGGACGCAGAATGA
- the dnaJ gene encoding molecular chaperone DnaJ, whose amino-acid sequence MARDYYEILGVSREADKEEIKRAYKRLARKYHPDVNKEAGAEEQFKEIVHAYEVLSDPDKRTRYDRFGEAGVSGAGAAGFGDFTDMGGFADIFESFFSGFSGGVGGTTRRRTGPARGDDLRLDLKLDFREAVFGGEKEIRISHLESCATCSGTGAKPGTRPRTCSTCSGSGQVRRATRTPFGSFTQVSVCPTCNGLGQVIEDKCDVCGGNGQRQETKKLKITIPAGVDNGTRLRVSSEGDAGQRGGPSGDLYVYLFVNEDPEFQREGINILSEIKISYLQAILGCRLEVNTVDGPAELLIQPGTQPGTVVTLENRGVPRLGNPVSRGDHLITVLVDIPTRVSTEERELLEKLAKLRGDRIGKSGIEGFLGGLFRG is encoded by the coding sequence CGTGCTTACAAACGGTTGGCACGCAAGTATCATCCAGATGTAAATAAGGAAGCAGGGGCTGAAGAGCAATTCAAGGAAATTGTTCATGCTTATGAGGTTCTCTCAGATCCAGATAAGCGAACTCGTTACGATCGGTTTGGTGAAGCCGGAGTGTCTGGAGCGGGTGCTGCAGGCTTCGGCGACTTCACCGACATGGGTGGGTTCGCGGATATTTTCGAGAGCTTCTTCAGCGGCTTCTCCGGGGGAGTGGGAGGAACAACCCGCAGGCGCACCGGGCCTGCCAGAGGTGACGATCTGCGCCTGGATCTGAAGCTCGACTTCCGGGAGGCTGTCTTTGGTGGTGAGAAAGAAATTCGGATCAGCCACCTGGAGAGTTGCGCCACTTGTTCGGGCACAGGGGCAAAACCCGGAACTCGCCCTCGAACCTGTTCTACCTGTAGTGGTTCTGGCCAGGTCCGGCGAGCTACCCGCACCCCCTTTGGTAGTTTTACGCAGGTTTCCGTTTGCCCCACCTGTAATGGGTTAGGCCAGGTGATCGAAGACAAATGCGATGTCTGTGGGGGTAATGGCCAGCGGCAGGAAACGAAAAAGCTGAAGATTACCATTCCGGCTGGAGTAGATAATGGGACTCGTCTGCGCGTTTCCTCAGAAGGCGATGCCGGTCAGCGGGGTGGCCCCTCGGGGGACCTGTATGTTTACCTGTTCGTGAACGAAGACCCAGAATTTCAACGGGAAGGCATTAATATCCTGTCAGAAATCAAAATCAGCTACTTACAGGCAATTCTGGGTTGTCGCTTAGAGGTCAATACGGTAGATGGACCTGCTGAGTTGCTGATTCAACCGGGGACGCAGCCAGGAACAGTGGTAACCCTGGAAAATCGGGGTGTTCCCCGGTTGGGCAATCCTGTGAGTCGGGGTGACCATCTGATCACGGTGTTGGTGGATATTCCGACCCGAGTTTCAACGGAGGAGCGAGAGTTGCTGGAGAAGCTGGCCAAACTCCGAGGTGATCGCATTGGCAAGAGTGGGATTGAGGGGTTTCTGGGAGGTCTTTTTCGAGGATGA